One stretch of Miscanthus floridulus cultivar M001 chromosome 18, ASM1932011v1, whole genome shotgun sequence DNA includes these proteins:
- the LOC136520981 gene encoding cysteine synthase-like isoform X1 — protein sequence MVGEEAGRRGIPSLLYPSSYACSEGQQEYIVSDVTQLIGWTPLIELKRIAGKDGVDARIIGKAEAYQPLCSVKDRCALRMIEDAEERGLISPGVTTLVEPTGGNMGLGLVLIAIRKGYRFVAVMPGQYSLDKQILLRYMGAELYLTDPSLGFPGVSAKVEQLKKELPNVHVLDQFSNKANTEAHIRWTGPEIWKDTAGKVDIFVAGSGTGGTVSGVGMYLKMQNPSIKIICVEPAESPVVSGGEPGKHKIQGIGPGFVPEVLDRSVIDEVVTVTTEEAMVNASRLAREEGLLVGISSGANLAACLKVAEREENKGKMIVTMFPTGGERYMNSDLFAAVREECIAMTF from the exons ATGGTGGGAGAGGAGGCCGGGAGGAGGGGGATTCCCTCTCTGCTCTATCCATCATCGTACGCTTGCAGCGAAGGGCAGCAGGAGTACATCGTCTCTGACGTCACGCAG CTCATTGGGTGGACACCTCTGATCGAGCTCAAGCGAATCGCCGGCAAGGATGGGGTCGATGCCCGGATCATCGGCAAGGCGGAGGCCTACCAGCCTCTCTGCTCCGTCAAGGATCGCTGCGCTTTGAG AATGATTGAAGATGCAGAGGAGAGGGGGTTGATTTCACCTGGTGTCACAACACTCGTGGAGCCAACAGGCGGTAACATGGGGTTGGGATTAGTCCTCATTGCTATTCGCAAGGGTTACAGGTTCGTTGCAGTTATGCCAGGTCAATACTCGCTCGATAAGCAGATCCTGTTGAGATACATGGGTGCAGAGCTGTATTTAACAG ATCCAAGCCTTGGGTTCCCGGGCGTAAGTGCGAAGGTTGAGCAGCTCAAAAAAGAATTGCCCAATGTACATGTTCTTGATCAGTTCTCGAACAAAGCAAATACTGAAGCACATATTAGATGGACTG GACCTGAGATTTGGAAGGACACTGCTGGCAAGGTGGACATATTTGTAGCTGGTTCAGGCACAGGAGGTACGGTATCTGGTGTTGGGATGTATCTGAAGATGCAAAACCCCAGTATCAAGATCATCTGTGTTGAGCCTGCAGAGAGTCCAGTTGTTTCAG GTGGTGAACCAGGCAAACACAAAATTCAGGGAATAGGACCAGGATTTGTACCTGAAGTACTGGACAGATCAGTTATTGATGAGGTTGTCACAGTGACAACTGAGGAGGCGATGGTGAACGCGAGCAGGTTGGCCAGGGAGGAGGGCCTTCTTGTGGGCATATCATCTGGAGCGAACTTGGCAGCTTGCTTGAAG GTTGcagagagagaagaaaataaggGAAAGATGATTGTCACCATGTTTCCAACCGGCGGCGAGAGATACATGAACTCTGACCTGTTTGCTGCTGTTAGAGAGGAGTGTATTGCCATGACATTTTGA
- the LOC136520981 gene encoding cysteine synthase-like isoform X2, translating into MVGEEAGRRGIPSLLYPSSYACSEGQQEYIVSDVTQLIGWTPLIELKRIAGKDGVDARIIGKAEAYQPLCSVKDRCALRMIEDAEERGLISPGVTTLVEPTGGNMGLGLVLIAIRKGYRFVAVMPGQYSLDKQILLRYMGAELYLTGPEIWKDTAGKVDIFVAGSGTGGTVSGVGMYLKMQNPSIKIICVEPAESPVVSGGEPGKHKIQGIGPGFVPEVLDRSVIDEVVTVTTEEAMVNASRLAREEGLLVGISSGANLAACLKVAEREENKGKMIVTMFPTGGERYMNSDLFAAVREECIAMTF; encoded by the exons ATGGTGGGAGAGGAGGCCGGGAGGAGGGGGATTCCCTCTCTGCTCTATCCATCATCGTACGCTTGCAGCGAAGGGCAGCAGGAGTACATCGTCTCTGACGTCACGCAG CTCATTGGGTGGACACCTCTGATCGAGCTCAAGCGAATCGCCGGCAAGGATGGGGTCGATGCCCGGATCATCGGCAAGGCGGAGGCCTACCAGCCTCTCTGCTCCGTCAAGGATCGCTGCGCTTTGAG AATGATTGAAGATGCAGAGGAGAGGGGGTTGATTTCACCTGGTGTCACAACACTCGTGGAGCCAACAGGCGGTAACATGGGGTTGGGATTAGTCCTCATTGCTATTCGCAAGGGTTACAGGTTCGTTGCAGTTATGCCAGGTCAATACTCGCTCGATAAGCAGATCCTGTTGAGATACATGGGTGCAGAGCTGTATTTAACAG GACCTGAGATTTGGAAGGACACTGCTGGCAAGGTGGACATATTTGTAGCTGGTTCAGGCACAGGAGGTACGGTATCTGGTGTTGGGATGTATCTGAAGATGCAAAACCCCAGTATCAAGATCATCTGTGTTGAGCCTGCAGAGAGTCCAGTTGTTTCAG GTGGTGAACCAGGCAAACACAAAATTCAGGGAATAGGACCAGGATTTGTACCTGAAGTACTGGACAGATCAGTTATTGATGAGGTTGTCACAGTGACAACTGAGGAGGCGATGGTGAACGCGAGCAGGTTGGCCAGGGAGGAGGGCCTTCTTGTGGGCATATCATCTGGAGCGAACTTGGCAGCTTGCTTGAAG GTTGcagagagagaagaaaataaggGAAAGATGATTGTCACCATGTTTCCAACCGGCGGCGAGAGATACATGAACTCTGACCTGTTTGCTGCTGTTAGAGAGGAGTGTATTGCCATGACATTTTGA
- the LOC136520401 gene encoding uncharacterized protein yields the protein MGRCGGMVLYLMAIFLLVALFASSAKCRPEPLDDKASSSNGKAMALNSTATTTSVNGSSGSGDVKLVWCIMRNCVYEGRGNAPCFCCAAMKPNACYETRDQCNGNCV from the exons ATGGGCAGGTGCGGCGGCATGGTGTTGTACCTGATGGCAATCTTCCTGCTCGTTGCGCTCTTCGCATCGTCTGCGAAGT GTCGTCCTGAGCCACTCGACGACAAGGCGAGCAGCAGCAATGGCAAGGCCATGGCGCTCAACTCCACGGCAACGACGACGTCAGTCAATGGCAGCAGCGGTTCCGGCGACGTGAAGCTGGTGTGGTGCATCATGAGGAACTGTGTGTACGAAGGACGTGGCAACGCCCCCTGCTTCTGCTGCGCGGCCATGAAGCCGAACGCGTGCTACGAAACGAGGGACCAGTGCAACGGCAACTGCGTGTAG